CGTCGAGCTGCATATAGAGGCGCGCGTAGTAGAGCGAGCGGTTCTCGACCTGCCAGTCGCGACGGGGATCGCGCAGCACGCTGTCGTTCAGTGCCGCGAGCGCCTCGGCCCGCGGCGCCGCGAGGGCATGCAGGGTCCCGTCGCCGCGGCCTCGCTGCAGGAGGCCGAGCAGGGTGCCGCTGGGCGCTATGTCTGGATCGAACATGAGGTCAGCATCCGGTGCGGGGGGCAGGCTGGCAACGGGATTTCCGCTGACCGGCATTCTTGCCGGTGACCGCGGGCCGTAAGCCTCGTTCCCACCATGGATCGGCGGAAGCGCCTGCGTACGGCGGCCGAAGCCTAGCCTGGAAGCTGTCATTCCGCCGATTCGCCCCCGGTATGCCCCAGGAAAGCCGGGGGCATATGCCAGATGCACCACCGTATCGGGTAGTGCCAAATCACTTACGGACGGTCGCCGCCTGTGCAACAGTCGTTACCGGCCCTTCAGCCCGGCGCCGCCTGATCACGGAGTACGTCATGCCGTCCCCTCTCTTCGCGGATCACCCAGCCGACCGGCCCCCCGAGCGCGACACGGTCGAGTCACTCATCACGCAGGCCCGCCGCCTGCGCGGTGACCTCGATGCGGTGCGCAGGGAGTCCGCAGTGGACACCGGCCTCGCCACGGACCCGCAGCTGCGCTGGCAGCGGGCGCTGTGCGATCTCGCCGTCCACCACCTCGACGACCTCGGGGGCCATCTCGACCAGCTGAGAGAGGGCCTGCCCGCCGAGAGCGAGGACGCCCCGGCACCGGAGGCCGAACTCCCCCCGGCCGCGCCGGAACCCGAGCCGCATGAGCGCGGTGCACTGCTGCGCCGGGTGGGCAGCGGCGAGTGGAATCTGCTCACCGACGAAGTCAGCTGGTCCGACGAGCTGTTCGCCATGTTCGGCAGGGCCCCCTCCGACGGACCGCTCACCCTCGACGAGCTGCCGTCCCTGGTCCACCCCGACGACCAGGAGGGGCTGGCCACGATGGTCACCGACTGTCTGGTGGACGGCCGGCCGATCGACGGCGAATTCCGCATCGTGCGCCCGGACACGAGTCTGCGCACGGTGCACATGGTGGGCGAGCCGGTGCTCGACGCCGACGGCAGCACCGCCTGTATGTGGGCCGTGCTGCGGGACGTCAGCGAGCTGCGCCGCAGCCAGCAGGCGGTACGCGAGACCCGTGACTCGCTGCACCGCGAGCGGCATATCGCGCAGACCGAGCACCGGCTTGCGGTCGAGCTGCAGGAAGCCGTGCTGCCCCCGTGGCGCGGCTCCCTGCGGTTCCCGCAGGGCGGTCCCGTCGCCCTCGACCTCTCCGGGCGCTATCTGCCGTCCGGCACCCGCGACCTGGTCGGCGGGGGCTGGTACGACGCACTGCAACTCCCCGACGGCACCACGCTGTTGAGCGTCGGCGATCTCACCGGCCACGGCGCCACCGCCACGTCCGGTATGGCCATGGTCCTCGGCGCGCTGCGCGGTATGGCGGTCGCCGGAAACCGGCCGGGTCCCCTGATGAGCTTCCTCAACCAGCTGCTGGACACCGCCGCCCAGCCGGCGCTGGGCAGCGCGGTGTGCGGCCGGTTCGATCCAGCGGCGCGGACGCTGGAGTGGGCCCAGGCCGGGCACCCCGCGCCACTGCTGTTCCGCGGCGGCACGGGGCGCGCGCTGGACCCGCCCGAGGGTGTCCTGCTCGGGGCGACCTCGGGCGCGGCCTACACCCAGCACACCGAGCAACTGGAGCCCGGTGACCTGCTCGTCCTGCACACCGACGGTCTCGTCCCACGCCGTACGCACGGTGTGCACGCCCCCCATGAGGGCACCGAGCGGCTCCTCGCCCTGGCGCCTCGGTTCGCCGCGGCGCGCAGTGCGCAGGACAGCGTCCGCATCGTCGTCGAGGAGTTCGGCAGCGCCGAGCGGGAGGACGACGCGTGTGTGCTGATCGCCAGGGTCGGCGACTGACACACCCCGCGGCAGCTGAGGGCGGACCGGCGCATCCCGAGCCGGCCGCCCCGAGGGCGTCGGTGGGCGGACCATCGGCTGACGGATGAGGCAGCGGCGTCGTGGAGGACGCCACCCCTATGGGTGACGTACCGTCACGCTCGCCGCATCCGCCCGTCTCAGGCCGAGAAATTCTTTCCGACTCGTGATCCGATTCCGGGGCCGAGACCCGATCCCTTGGTCTTGGGCTTCGCCTTCGGCAGGACATGCTGGATCTCCTCGCGCAGGTCCTGGATCTTGGCGTAACTCGCATACTGTCCCGTGAGGCGGAACATTTCGCGGAGCCGGTCCCAGGTGCGGTGCGAGGAGTTCTCGCCGATGGACACCAGCGCCAACCGGGCGTAGCGGTCGGCCTGTTCGGGGTCGTCGCCGATGAAGCAGGCCGAGGCCATCGAGATGTAGTCGAAGATCTGTGACCGCTGGCGGCCGTTCTCCCGCAGCTTCAGCGCCCGCTTGGCGTGATGCTGGGCGATCCTGGCGGCCGACGGATCGTGGTCGGCGAGCGTACGGAACGCCAGCGCCTGCATGCCGTGCAGATCCGCCTCGTCGAACATCTGCATCCAGCTCGGCGGCGGCACATCGCCCTTGTCCGAGACGAACAGGTCCTCCGCCTCGCCCAAGGTGCGGCGCATCGCCTGGCCGTGGCCCTTGGACGCCTGCGCCCAGGCCTCGATGGTGTGCAGCATGGCGCGGGTGCGCGGCAGGGTTTCCTCGCCGGAGCCGGACTTGGCGAGCTTCATCAGATCCAGCGCGTCGTCGGGACGGCCCAGATGGACCATCTGACGGGCGGCACGGGAGAGCGCCTCGCCGGCGCGTGGGCGGTCGCCGCCCTCGCGCGCCGCATGGGCGGCGATGATGAAGTACTTCTGGGCGGTGGGCTCCAGGCCCACGTCATGGGACATCCAGCCGGCCAGCACCGCCAGGTTGGCCGCCACCCCCCACAGCCTGCGCTGGAGATGGTCGGGGTGGCGGTAGGCGAGCATGCCGCCCACTTCGTTGAGCTGGCCCACCACGGCCTTGCGCTGCAGCCCGCCGCCGCGGGCCGCGTCCCAGGCGCGGAACACCTCGACCGAGCGCTCCAGCGCATCGATCTCCTGCGACCCCACGGGGGCCGCCTCATAGCGGTCGAGGCCGATCTGGTCGAGTTCGTCGAAGGAGTCGGGAGCAAACGGGTCGTGGCGTGGGGCGGCCGCCGGGGCCGGGTCGGTGTGCAGCCAGTCGTACATGGCGCCGGTGAGTGCGGAGCCCGCGGCGAGTGCGGCGCCCGCACCCACCAAGCCGCGTCGGTTGAGCATGAGGTCCATTCCCGTGAATTCCGTGAGGACCGCAGCGGTCCGTTCGGGAGCCCACGGCAGACCGTCCATGGCCTGCCGCTTCCCCGAGCGACCGGTTCTTGCGAACCCGAGGTCCTCGATGGTTACGACACGGCCGAGGCGCTCGGTGAACAGGGAAGCCAGAACCTTGGGCACCGGATCGCGCGGGGTCTCCCCCATGTCGATCCAGCGCCGCACTCGTGAAGTGTCGGTCGCCAGCTGCGGATGGCCCATGGCCGCCGCCTGCCGGTTGACCAGTCTCGCCAGCTCTCCTTTGGACCAGCCGGCCAGGCCGAAAAGGTCCGCGAGACGGGTGTTCGGCTGCCTGTCCACGTCAAGCCCCCAGGTTCCTCGACTGAGTTGACAGTAACGGCCGGTGACATGGGCTGTGGGCATTCGCCAGGGTTCGCCAGGGTGCGCCAGATGGTCTGCCACCCGCAGTCGCGTGTTCTGTAGATATGCCGCCCCCGGCCTGGTGGCGGGACCGCATTCCCCAGGGTGCGCGCCCTTCACAGGGGCCCTGGATCGGCCTCCTGCACGGGGCCCGTTCACGGGTTCCCATCACCGGGCCGGGGAGCGCACGCAACTCGCCGGCGCACGAAGGGATCTGTCTCACCCATGTATGCAGCATCGTCCGCCGTGACCGCCCCCACCCGGCCGTACCGCCCGCACCCCACCGGAAGCGGGCCGTATCTCGACCCCTCCCCTTCCGCGGGGGCGCTCACCGGTCTCCCCGGCGGCCGTACCCGGCGGACGCAGACGACGGGCGCCCAGCCGCTCAGCGGGAGACTCGACTTGTCCGGCCCCCAGGGTGCCCAGTTGCGCGCCGCGGTCGCCTCGGTGCACCGCATCTGCCCGGAGTTCAACCCGGTGCAGGTGCTGCGGCGCAGCGGCAGGTCCGTCCTTCTCGTCGGCACGACGGGCCGAATGACCGCGGTCGCCAAGTGTTTACTGGACCAGTCCCCCGCCTGGGCGGAGAGGTTCCGGCAGGAAATAAGCGCATACCGCGCATTCGTCCGGCATCGTCCGCCGGTACGGGTGCCGCGTCTGGTGGCGGCCGATCCCGACAACTGCACACTGGTCATGGAGCGGATGCCCGGCCGGGTCGCGGCGCTGACCCGGCACCCGTCCGAGGCGCCTCCCCGCGCGGACGTACGGGCCGCGCTCAGCGCGATCTGCCGGATCAACCTCTGGCGTCCGCCGGCCGGGCTGTTCGACGCCCCGCTGGACTATGCGGGCCGGATCGGCCGCTATCACGACCTGGGGCTGCTCACGGACCGGGACCTGGGCGATCTGCAGAAGCTGCTGCACGGTCTGTCGCACACCCAGGGCCAGTTCTGTCACGGCGATGCGCTGCTGAACAATGTGCTGCTCTCCCCCGCGGGCCCGGTCCTGCTGGACTGGGACAGCGCGGGCTGGTATCTGCCGGGCTACGACCTGGCGACGCTGTGGTCGGTGCTCGGTGACGCGCCGGTGGCCCGCCGGCACATCAGCCAGCTCGCCCAGAACGCGGGACCGGCCTCGCGGGACGCCTTCCTGGTGAATCTGATGCTGGTGCTCACCCGCGAGATCCGACGCTATGAGACCGCGGTCCAACGGACCATGCGCGAACCCACGCCGACGGGCACACCGGGCCCGGGACTACCCGGCGTACCCGCGGCGGGCGAGGAGCAGCGGCTGCTCCTGCGCCGGCTGCACGACGACTGCCAGATGGCACGTCGTGCGGTGCGGGCGGCGGTCGGCACCCGCTGACTGCCGAGGGGTGCCGGATGTCGCCGGCACCCGCAAGGGGGGACTGTGAGCGGCGCGCCCGGGTACGGGGTGCGCCGCTCACCCATGTGCGGCGCACCGACCTCGCCCTCTCCTTTGGCCGTCCGTCCGGCGGCCGTCGTCCGAGTCAGGTCATTGGTCCATTCCACTGACGCCCCGCAGGCCGGGCACCGGTCCGGGAAGGCTCCTCTGGAGACGCCCTGACATGCGAAATCCCGAACCGGCACGGTGATTGACGGACCCTCGGCAAACGTATAGCTCTAAGCCGACGGGGGCTCTAGTCTCGGGTCCCGCCCGTGCGGCCGTTTGCGCACCCGCCGTCACACCGCCCCGGCTCGGGCCGGCTCGAGGAGGTTGCTTTGCGAGGATCCGCCCCGGAAGACGAGAAGAGATTCCACCGCCCCGCCCTGCGCAGATCCGCCACCGCCGTCGCGGCAG
This Streptomyces decoyicus DNA region includes the following protein-coding sequences:
- a CDS encoding PP2C family protein-serine/threonine phosphatase; translation: MPSPLFADHPADRPPERDTVESLITQARRLRGDLDAVRRESAVDTGLATDPQLRWQRALCDLAVHHLDDLGGHLDQLREGLPAESEDAPAPEAELPPAAPEPEPHERGALLRRVGSGEWNLLTDEVSWSDELFAMFGRAPSDGPLTLDELPSLVHPDDQEGLATMVTDCLVDGRPIDGEFRIVRPDTSLRTVHMVGEPVLDADGSTACMWAVLRDVSELRRSQQAVRETRDSLHRERHIAQTEHRLAVELQEAVLPPWRGSLRFPQGGPVALDLSGRYLPSGTRDLVGGGWYDALQLPDGTTLLSVGDLTGHGATATSGMAMVLGALRGMAVAGNRPGPLMSFLNQLLDTAAQPALGSAVCGRFDPAARTLEWAQAGHPAPLLFRGGTGRALDPPEGVLLGATSGAAYTQHTEQLEPGDLLVLHTDGLVPRRTHGVHAPHEGTERLLALAPRFAAARSAQDSVRIVVEEFGSAEREDDACVLIARVGD
- a CDS encoding DNA-binding protein NsdB, coding for MDRQPNTRLADLFGLAGWSKGELARLVNRQAAAMGHPQLATDTSRVRRWIDMGETPRDPVPKVLASLFTERLGRVVTIEDLGFARTGRSGKRQAMDGLPWAPERTAAVLTEFTGMDLMLNRRGLVGAGAALAAGSALTGAMYDWLHTDPAPAAAPRHDPFAPDSFDELDQIGLDRYEAAPVGSQEIDALERSVEVFRAWDAARGGGLQRKAVVGQLNEVGGMLAYRHPDHLQRRLWGVAANLAVLAGWMSHDVGLEPTAQKYFIIAAHAAREGGDRPRAGEALSRAARQMVHLGRPDDALDLMKLAKSGSGEETLPRTRAMLHTIEAWAQASKGHGQAMRRTLGEAEDLFVSDKGDVPPPSWMQMFDEADLHGMQALAFRTLADHDPSAARIAQHHAKRALKLRENGRQRSQIFDYISMASACFIGDDPEQADRYARLALVSIGENSSHRTWDRLREMFRLTGQYASYAKIQDLREEIQHVLPKAKPKTKGSGLGPGIGSRVGKNFSA
- a CDS encoding aminoglycoside phosphotransferase family protein, which codes for MYAASSAVTAPTRPYRPHPTGSGPYLDPSPSAGALTGLPGGRTRRTQTTGAQPLSGRLDLSGPQGAQLRAAVASVHRICPEFNPVQVLRRSGRSVLLVGTTGRMTAVAKCLLDQSPAWAERFRQEISAYRAFVRHRPPVRVPRLVAADPDNCTLVMERMPGRVAALTRHPSEAPPRADVRAALSAICRINLWRPPAGLFDAPLDYAGRIGRYHDLGLLTDRDLGDLQKLLHGLSHTQGQFCHGDALLNNVLLSPAGPVLLDWDSAGWYLPGYDLATLWSVLGDAPVARRHISQLAQNAGPASRDAFLVNLMLVLTREIRRYETAVQRTMREPTPTGTPGPGLPGVPAAGEEQRLLLRRLHDDCQMARRAVRAAVGTR